In a genomic window of Pelodiscus sinensis isolate JC-2024 chromosome 32, ASM4963464v1, whole genome shotgun sequence:
- the LOC102455179 gene encoding uncharacterized protein LOC102455179 gives MTQLFLGLFLLQISPMEPGEKADGGRRRTGEECVQATQKLRESEQNPQDPQKDLSADGTVKIKEENSPLQTDRTVSGQSDGNVSPSPERVEFYERCKDLGEIPEEESQKKAGTTTRALGKSKSIKIRMEEKPYHCPECGKIFARRSFLTTHRRIHTGEKPYKCPECGKKFTVRSTLIKHKRIHTGEKPYPCPECGKNFRLSSTLCTHRKIHTGEKPYKCVRCGKSFRVSSYLLAHEATHTADNPYRCPECGKNFSVSRDLLVHRRIHTGERPFQCPECGKSFNRRSILIVHQRVHTGEKPYRCPECGKGFSVSSDLTAHQRIHTGEKPYACFDCGNRFRLSSHLARHQRSHTGERPYTCQACGENFSDCSGLIKHRRLHTGEKRRPAPVTHPGPPTGAALYKCPECGKNFGVNSALMKHQRLHTGEKPYSCPECGKNFSHCSALMKHQRIHTGEKPFQCPDCGKRYNDSSTLRRHRRLHSEDRPYTCPACGERFGAASGLARHQKIHTEERPFKCSECGKSFQSNSLLKTHQRIHTGEKPYKCPECGKNFRQSSHLIRHQKIHTGSKLYSCPECGKSFAQISNLLVHQRIHARERPYRCPECGESFTLSADIAAHRALHAGGRPYSCLECGKCFASFSALISHRRIHTGERPYPCPECGKSFTRSSDLSKHRRLHTGETPYRCPECGKSFTQSSNLASHRRIHTGETPYRCPACGRSFKQRFSLIVHQRSHIGERAYRCPDCGKRFSNSSQLIRHRRIHTGEKPYTCSDCGKSFSQSWGVLRHQRIHSAESPYKCAVCGKSYKGKDSLASHQKVHARGTGALPVG, from the exons ATGACCCAACTCTTCCTGGGGCTATTTCTACTCCAGATCTCTCCGATGGAGCCAGGGGAGAAAGCAGACGGAGGGAGGAGACGCACGGGTGAGGAGTGTGTTCAAGCAACTCAGAAACTACGGGAGAGTGAACAAAACCCCCAGGATCCTCAGAAAGATCTCTCAG CAGATGGGACGGTGAAGATAAAGGAAGAGAACAGCCCGCTGCAAACGGACAGGACGGTCTCGGGACAATCTGACGGAAACGTTTCCCCGAGTCCCGAGCGAGTAGAATTCTACGAGAGGTGCAAAGATCTGGGGGAAATCCCCGAAGAGGAGTCCCAGAAGAAAGCGGGCACCACAACCAGAGCTCTCGGGAAATCGAAGAGCATAAAAATCCGCATGGAAGAGAAACCATATCACTGCCCCGAGTGTGGGAAAATCTTCGCCCGGAGGTCGTTTCTTACGACACACCGGAGGATCCACACCGGCGAGAAGCCCTATAAATGCCCCGAATGCGGGAAAAAGTTCACCGTCCGCTCCACCCTTATTAAGCACAAGAGAATCCACACGGGGGAGAAACCGTACCCGTGCCCCGAGTGCGGCAAAAACTTCCGCCTCAGCTCCACCCTCTGCACCCACCGGAAAATCCACACCGGCGAGAAACCCTACAAGTGCGTCCGGTGCGGGAAAAGCTTCCGCGTCAGCTCCTACCTCCTCGCGCACGAGGCCACCCACACGGCGGACAACCCTTACCGATGCCCCGAGTGCGGGAAAAACTTCAGCGTGAGCAGAGACCTCCTCGTCCATCGGCGCATCCACACGGGCGAGAGACCCTTTCAGTGCCCCgagtgcgggaaaagcttcaaccGGCGCTCGATCCTGATCGTGCATCAGAGAGTCCACACGGGGGAGAAACCGTACCGGTGCCCCGAGTGCGGGAAAGGCTTCAGCGTCAGCTCCGACCTCACGGCGCATCAGCGGATCCACACGGGAGAAAAACCCTACGCCTGCTTCGACTGCGGGAACCGCTTCCGGCTGAGTTCCCACCTGGCGAGACACCAGCGGAGCCACACGGGGGAGAGACCCTACACGTGCCAGGCCTGCGGGGAAAACTTCAGTGACTGCTCTGGGCTCATTAAGCACAGGAGGCTGCACACGGGAGAAAAGCGAAGGCCGGCGCCCGTGACGCATCCGGGACCCCCCACGGGAGCAGCGCTTTACAAATGCCCCGAGTGTGGCAAAAACTTTGGCGTGAATTCAGCGCTTATGAAGCACCAGAGACTCCACACGGGCGAGAAACCGTATAGCTGTCCCgagtgtgggaaaaacttcagtcacTGTTCCGCCCTGATGAAAcaccagcgcatccacacaggggaaaaaccctttcaGTGCCCCGACTGCGGGAAAAGGTACAACGACAGCTCCACCCTCCGGCGGCACCGGCGGCTCCACTCGGAAGACAGGCCCTATACGTGCCCCGCGTGCGGGGAACGATTCGGGGCCGCCTCGGGCCTGGCTAGACACCAGAAAATCCACACGGAGGAGAGACCCTTCAAATGTAGCGAGTGCGGGAAAAGTTTCCAGTCCAACTCGCTGCTCAAAACGCACCAGCGGATCCACACGGGCGAGAAGCCCTATAAATGCCCCGAGTGTGGGAAAAACTTCCGTCAGAGCTCCCACCTTATCCGGCATCAGAAGATTCACACGGGAT CGAAACTCTACAGCTGCCCCGAGTGCGGGAAAAGCTTCGCTCAGATCTCCAACCTGCTCGTCCACCAGCGTATCCACGCCAGGGAGAGACCCTACCGCTGCCCCGAGTGCGGGGAAAGCTTCACCCTCAGCGCGGACATCGCTGCCCACCGCGCCCTCCACGCCGGAGGCCGGCCCTACAGCTGCCTGGAGTGCGGCAAGTGCTTTGCGAGTTTCTCCGCCCTGATCTCGCACCGGCGCATCCACACGGGCGAgaggccctacccctgccccgagtgtgggaaaagcttcacgcGCAGCTCCGACCTGAGCAAACACCGGCGCCTCCACACCGGCGAGACCCCCTACCGCTGCCCCGAGTGCGGGAAGAGCTTCACGCAGAGCTCCAACCTGGCCTCGCACCGGCGCATCCACACCGGCGAGACGCCCTACCGGTGCCCCGCCTGCGGGCGCAGCTTCAAGCAGCGTTTCAGCCTCATCGTCCACCAGCGGAGCCACATCGGCGAGCGGGCCTACCGCTGCCCGGACTGCGGGAAGCGCTTCAGCAACAGCTCGCAGCTCATCCGGCACCGCCGCATCCACACCGGGGAGAAGCCGTACACCTGCTCCGACTGCGGGAAGAGCTTCAGCCAGAGCTGGGGGGTTCTCCGGCACCAGCGGATCCACTCCGCCGAGTCGCCCTACAAGTGCGCCGTGTGCGGGAAGAGCTACAAGGGGAAGGATTCGCTGGCGTCCCACCAGAAGGTGCACGCCCGAGGCACGGGGGCGCTGCCCGTGGGGTGA